In the genome of Hymenobacter taeanensis, one region contains:
- a CDS encoding aminopeptidase P N-terminal domain-containing protein, producing MRYGSISPDLFIENRRRFTQQLPPASLAIFHSNDIMPTNADGTMPFRQNNDLFYLSGVDQEESILVIFPDAVLPQYREILFLKETSEHILIWEGYKLTKEQAREQTGVRTIMWLDSFKSVLPALMNEAENVFLNANEHIRSVVEVETRDARFIKWIREAYPLHTYRRAAPIMHHLRAIKSDEEIRLMRRAADITEKAFRRLLGFVKPGVMEYEIEAELYHEFLRNASRGPAYGSIIASGANACILHYVSNDRECQDGDVLLMDFGAEYANYAADLSRSIPVNGTFTKRQRDVYEAVLRVMKFATSQLVAGNSIEAYHAAVGRSMEQELIKLDLLNEQDVKNQDPAAPLYKKYFMHGTSHYLGLDVHDVGAKYRVFEPGMVYTCEPGIYIREEGLGIRLENDILITPTGNDDLMKNIPLEADDIERLMRETR from the coding sequence ATGCGCTACGGCTCTATTTCGCCTGATCTGTTTATTGAGAACCGCCGCCGCTTCACCCAGCAGCTGCCGCCGGCTTCCCTGGCCATCTTCCACTCCAACGACATCATGCCGACGAATGCCGACGGCACAATGCCCTTCCGCCAAAACAACGACCTGTTCTACCTCTCCGGCGTAGATCAGGAGGAGAGCATTCTGGTAATTTTTCCTGATGCCGTGCTGCCCCAGTACCGCGAAATCCTGTTCCTGAAGGAAACCAGTGAGCATATATTGATCTGGGAAGGCTACAAGCTCACTAAGGAGCAGGCCCGCGAGCAAACCGGCGTGCGCACCATCATGTGGCTCGATTCGTTTAAGTCGGTGCTGCCAGCTCTGATGAATGAGGCCGAAAACGTATTCCTCAACGCTAATGAGCACATTCGCTCAGTGGTTGAGGTAGAAACCCGCGACGCCCGCTTTATCAAGTGGATCAGAGAGGCCTACCCGCTGCACACCTACCGCCGCGCCGCGCCCATTATGCACCACCTGCGCGCCATCAAGAGCGATGAGGAAATCCGGCTGATGCGCCGCGCCGCCGACATCACCGAGAAAGCCTTTCGCCGCTTGCTGGGCTTTGTGAAGCCCGGCGTGATGGAATATGAGATTGAGGCCGAACTCTACCACGAGTTTCTGCGCAATGCTTCCCGCGGCCCTGCCTACGGCAGCATCATTGCCAGCGGTGCCAATGCCTGCATTCTGCACTACGTCAGCAACGACCGTGAGTGCCAGGATGGTGATGTGCTGCTGATGGACTTTGGAGCTGAGTACGCCAACTATGCCGCCGACCTTTCGCGTTCTATTCCCGTGAATGGCACGTTTACCAAGCGCCAGCGCGATGTGTATGAGGCTGTTTTACGGGTGATGAAGTTTGCCACCTCGCAGCTTGTAGCGGGCAACAGCATTGAGGCCTACCACGCCGCGGTGGGTCGCTCCATGGAGCAAGAGCTTATTAAGCTGGATTTGCTCAACGAACAGGATGTAAAAAACCAGGATCCTGCGGCTCCGCTCTACAAGAAGTACTTTATGCACGGCACCAGCCACTATCTGGGCCTCGATGTGCATGATGTGGGCGCTAAGTACCGCGTGTTTGAGCCCGGCATGGTATACACCTGCGAACCGGGTATCTACATTCGGGAAGAAGGCCTGGGAATCCGGCTGGAGAACGACATCCTCATCACGCCTACCGGCAATGATGACCTGATGAAAAATATACCACTCGAAGCTGATGATATTGAGCGCCTGATGCGAGAGACGCGGTAG
- a CDS encoding glycosyltransferase family 9 protein, producing MPDSANRSAILLIQTAFIGDVILATALLEYLHRTEPNTPVDFLVRKGNEGLLKGHPYVRHVLIWDKKKEKYRGLWHLLQQIRRTGYGRVVTLQRFASTGLLTAFSGAPERVGFDKNPFARGFTRTAPHVIGDGVHEVTRNLHLLNPAYDGPAIAPHLFPTAQDEAAAAPFAAVGQYLCIAPTSVWFTKQFPEEQWLKLLAALPSSYTVYLLGGPPDVEACESLLQASGRPNTVNLAGKLSLLASAALMRGATLNYVNDSAPMHLCSAVGAPVCAVYCSTVPAFGFGPLSPFSRIVMIPEELACQPCGLHGYRQCPLGHFRCAHGIHTQQLLAVLAEREAPTE from the coding sequence ATGCCTGACTCTGCCAACCGCTCCGCCATCCTGCTCATTCAAACCGCCTTTATTGGTGATGTGATTCTGGCCACGGCGCTGCTGGAGTACCTGCACCGTACCGAGCCCAATACGCCCGTTGACTTTCTAGTGCGCAAAGGCAATGAAGGTTTGCTAAAGGGCCACCCCTACGTGCGTCACGTACTAATCTGGGACAAGAAAAAGGAGAAGTACCGGGGCCTCTGGCACCTGCTGCAGCAGATACGGCGCACGGGCTACGGCCGCGTAGTAACGCTGCAACGCTTTGCCAGCACCGGCCTCCTGACGGCCTTTTCGGGTGCGCCAGAGCGCGTTGGATTTGATAAAAACCCCTTTGCCCGGGGCTTTACCCGCACGGCGCCGCACGTTATTGGTGATGGCGTACACGAGGTAACCCGCAATCTGCATCTGCTCAACCCAGCGTATGATGGGCCAGCTATTGCCCCCCACCTCTTCCCTACCGCTCAGGATGAAGCGGCCGCCGCGCCCTTCGCCGCCGTAGGCCAGTACCTGTGCATTGCGCCCACTTCGGTATGGTTTACCAAGCAGTTCCCGGAGGAGCAGTGGTTGAAGCTGCTGGCAGCCCTGCCCTCTTCCTACACCGTCTACTTACTCGGTGGCCCGCCTGATGTAGAAGCCTGCGAGAGCCTGCTGCAAGCCAGTGGCCGACCCAACACCGTTAATTTGGCGGGTAAGCTGTCGTTGCTGGCCTCGGCGGCGCTTATGCGCGGGGCCACGCTTAACTACGTCAACGACTCAGCGCCCATGCACCTCTGCTCAGCGGTGGGTGCGCCGGTATGTGCGGTGTATTGCTCTACGGTGCCGGCATTTGGCTTTGGCCCGCTGAGCCCGTTCTCCAGAATTGTGATGATTCCGGAGGAACTGGCTTGCCAGCCCTGCGGCCTGCATGGCTACCGCCAATGCCCGCTAGGCCACTTCCGCTGCGCCCACGGCATACACACGCAACAGCTGCTGGCCGTGCTAGCCGAAAGGGAGGCACCAACGGAGTAA
- a CDS encoding M16 family metallopeptidase, with protein MSDYDLYELPNGIRVLHKTVPHTKVAHCGFLLDIGSRDEKPAQQGLAHFWEHMAFKGTEKRKSFHILNRLETVGGELNAYTTKEKICFYASLLSTHFERAMELLTDLTFHSVFPEKEIEKERGVILEEMSMYQDAPEDAIIDDFDAVVFGNHSLGHNILGTRESVSSFQQEDFFRFLGENVRTDRLVFSTVSNLPFSEVKRLANKYLAPLPARLGARPRLPFGAYNRVERVERKPISQAHCLIGGLAYSLEDERRIPFFLLNNLLGGPGMNSRLNLAVREKYGLVYTIDSSYSPYTDTGLFGIYFGTEKKQVNRTISLVQKELKRLREQSLGTAQLHTSKEQLMGQLAMAEESNGGLMQLLGKSTLDLGRVESINEIFDRVRQITASELLELANEVLCEDQLSILQYVPE; from the coding sequence ATGTCTGATTACGACCTGTACGAGTTGCCCAACGGCATCCGGGTTCTGCATAAAACTGTTCCACACACCAAAGTCGCGCACTGCGGCTTTTTGCTTGACATTGGCTCCCGCGATGAGAAACCAGCCCAGCAAGGCTTGGCTCACTTCTGGGAGCACATGGCATTCAAGGGCACTGAGAAGCGCAAGAGCTTTCACATTCTCAACCGCCTCGAAACGGTGGGTGGCGAGCTGAATGCGTATACTACCAAAGAAAAAATCTGCTTCTACGCCTCGCTGCTCAGCACCCATTTTGAGCGGGCCATGGAGCTCCTCACCGACCTTACGTTTCACTCCGTGTTCCCCGAAAAGGAGATTGAGAAGGAGCGCGGCGTAATTCTGGAGGAGATGTCTATGTACCAAGATGCCCCCGAGGATGCCATCATCGATGACTTCGACGCTGTGGTATTCGGTAACCACTCGCTAGGCCACAACATTCTGGGCACGCGCGAAAGCGTGAGCAGCTTCCAGCAGGAGGACTTTTTCAGGTTTCTCGGCGAAAACGTGCGCACCGACCGGCTGGTGTTCAGCACCGTGAGCAACCTGCCGTTTTCGGAAGTGAAGCGCCTGGCCAATAAATACCTGGCGCCACTGCCCGCCCGGCTGGGCGCCCGCCCCCGTCTGCCGTTTGGGGCCTATAACCGCGTAGAGCGGGTAGAGCGCAAGCCCATTTCTCAGGCTCATTGCCTAATTGGTGGGCTAGCCTACTCACTAGAGGACGAGCGCCGCATCCCGTTCTTTCTGCTGAACAACCTGCTTGGTGGCCCCGGCATGAACTCCCGCCTTAATCTGGCCGTGCGCGAAAAGTACGGCCTCGTGTATACTATTGACTCCAGCTACTCACCCTACACCGATACCGGCTTGTTCGGGATTTACTTTGGTACGGAGAAGAAGCAGGTAAACCGCACTATTTCTCTGGTGCAAAAGGAACTCAAGCGCCTGCGGGAGCAGTCATTGGGCACGGCTCAGCTGCACACCTCCAAGGAGCAGCTCATGGGGCAGCTGGCCATGGCCGAGGAAAGCAATGGCGGCCTCATGCAACTCTTGGGCAAGAGCACCCTCGATCTGGGCCGCGTAGAGTCCATCAACGAAATTTTTGACCGGGTGCGGCAGATTACGGCCTCTGAACTGCTGGAACTGGCCAACGAGGTGCTGTGCGAAGACCAGCTCAGCATTCTGCAATACGTGCCTGAATAG
- a CDS encoding ATP-binding protein encodes MKEIPADTYAELLRKNEELRWQLEEAEELILAIRTGAVDALAVHGADGPQIFTLHGADQGYRTLIEQMNEGALLLSQDATVLYCNACLAGWLQYALEEVMGSSVAAFIPLAFHGYWRELLAQGWAGKSRGEMPLQTRDLSLRPFSVSMNRLLFNDTPVLAVIITDLSAQQKIQDIQALVTEQNAVINRKNEELEWQTAARQAVEQAAAEARRMLEGIPQIAWTASAEGKNTYLNRRWFDYVGQYEPRDWPDPLLQSIHPEDVEAATTSWLKSLATADALEVECRLRNQHGEYRWMLGRALPSRNSQGEIIQWIGTYTDIHEQKLAMERVDQAQRELQEYNAQLTRVNVDLDNFIYTASHDLKAPINNIEGLLYALLSELPSGSTNMQQVQPILDMMQDSVDRFKRTIEHLTEVTKLQKENDQPATLVALGQVIKDVCLDLAPLFQEAEAVLEIDVEECSTISFAEKNLRSVVYNLLSNALKYHAPNRKGRVSIRCHEAGDYVLLQVQDNGLGLDVTKSHRLFNMFQRFHDHVEGSGIGLYMVKKILENAGGRIEVESELGVGSTFSAYFRRR; translated from the coding sequence ATGAAGGAGATACCTGCTGATACGTACGCTGAACTGCTTCGGAAAAATGAAGAGTTGCGCTGGCAGCTGGAAGAAGCTGAAGAGCTGATTTTGGCTATCCGGACGGGCGCTGTAGATGCACTGGCGGTACACGGTGCCGACGGACCACAAATATTCACCTTGCATGGCGCCGACCAGGGCTACCGTACCCTGATTGAGCAAATGAATGAGGGAGCCCTGCTACTCAGTCAGGATGCCACCGTGCTATATTGTAATGCCTGTCTGGCCGGCTGGCTGCAGTATGCCCTGGAAGAAGTTATGGGCAGCTCCGTCGCGGCCTTTATTCCGTTGGCATTCCATGGCTACTGGCGTGAGCTGCTGGCGCAGGGCTGGGCGGGCAAAAGCCGAGGTGAGATGCCCCTGCAAACCCGGGACCTATCTCTGCGGCCTTTCTCCGTGTCAATGAACCGACTGTTGTTCAATGATACTCCTGTACTGGCAGTGATTATAACCGACCTCTCGGCCCAGCAAAAGATACAGGACATTCAGGCGCTGGTGACAGAGCAGAATGCCGTTATCAACCGCAAAAATGAGGAGTTAGAGTGGCAAACGGCGGCCCGGCAAGCCGTAGAGCAGGCCGCGGCCGAAGCTCGCCGCATGCTGGAAGGCATCCCACAGATTGCCTGGACCGCCAGCGCAGAAGGCAAAAACACATACCTCAACCGGCGCTGGTTTGACTATGTGGGCCAATATGAACCCCGAGATTGGCCAGATCCGTTGCTACAGAGCATTCATCCAGAAGATGTAGAGGCCGCCACAACCAGCTGGCTGAAGTCGTTGGCTACGGCAGATGCGCTGGAAGTAGAATGCCGTCTGCGCAACCAGCACGGAGAGTACCGTTGGATGCTGGGTAGGGCACTGCCCTCCCGTAACAGTCAGGGCGAAATTATCCAGTGGATTGGCACCTACACCGACATTCACGAGCAGAAGCTGGCAATGGAGCGTGTAGATCAGGCCCAGCGGGAGCTGCAGGAATACAACGCCCAACTAACCCGCGTCAATGTTGATCTGGATAATTTTATTTACACGGCTTCACACGATCTGAAGGCCCCTATCAACAATATTGAGGGGCTATTGTACGCGCTGCTTTCGGAGTTGCCCTCTGGCAGCACCAATATGCAGCAGGTGCAGCCCATCCTGGATATGATGCAAGACTCCGTGGACCGTTTTAAGCGTACCATTGAGCACCTCACAGAAGTCACAAAGCTGCAGAAGGAGAACGATCAGCCGGCCACGCTGGTGGCACTAGGGCAGGTAATAAAAGATGTTTGCCTTGACCTGGCCCCACTTTTTCAGGAGGCTGAAGCGGTGCTGGAAATTGACGTGGAAGAATGCTCTACCATTTCGTTCGCCGAGAAGAACCTGCGCTCCGTGGTGTACAATCTGCTCAGTAATGCGCTCAAATACCATGCTCCTAACCGAAAAGGCCGGGTAAGTATCCGTTGCCACGAAGCAGGAGACTACGTGCTGCTGCAAGTACAAGACAACGGCCTGGGCCTAGATGTCACGAAGAGTCATCGGCTTTTCAATATGTTTCAGCGCTTTCATGACCACGTGGAAGGCAGCGGCATAGGTCTTTACATGGTCAAGAAAATACTGGAAAACGCTGGGGGCCGTATTGAGGTAGAAAGTGAGCTGGGAGTTGGCTCCACCTTTAGCGCCTATTTCCGGCGGCGCTAA
- a CDS encoding circadian clock KaiB family protein, which yields MVNNPLGTAPESEDNPPAEYVLHLYITGATPNSTRAVRNIKALCERHLQGRYELLIIDMYQQPDLAKREQIIAAPTLVKKLPLPLRRLIGDLSEEKKVLAALGLPDVPLSNS from the coding sequence ATGGTAAATAATCCCCTGGGAACTGCGCCCGAAAGCGAGGATAACCCTCCGGCCGAGTATGTGCTGCATCTGTATATTACAGGGGCAACACCTAACTCTACCCGGGCGGTGCGCAACATTAAAGCGCTTTGTGAGCGGCACCTGCAGGGGCGCTACGAGTTGCTAATTATTGATATGTATCAACAGCCTGACTTGGCCAAGCGTGAGCAAATTATTGCCGCGCCTACACTGGTGAAAAAGTTGCCTTTACCGTTGCGCCGACTCATCGGCGACCTATCGGAGGAGAAAAAGGTATTAGCCGCACTGGGGTTGCCTGACGTGCCTCTGAGCAATAGCTAG
- a CDS encoding circadian clock KaiB family protein — protein MKTDVATTAPTMEEETWELRLYVAGQTTKSVTALANLKKYCEEYLKGRYQLEVIDLLQHPQLAAGDQILAIPTLVRKVPVPIRKIIGDLSNQERVLVGLDIRVVDGK, from the coding sequence ATGAAGACTGACGTTGCCACCACGGCACCTACAATGGAAGAAGAAACATGGGAACTGCGCCTATACGTAGCGGGCCAGACCACCAAGTCGGTGACGGCGCTGGCCAACCTGAAAAAGTACTGCGAAGAATACCTGAAAGGGCGGTACCAACTAGAGGTAATTGACCTGCTCCAGCACCCGCAGCTGGCGGCCGGCGACCAGATACTGGCCATTCCTACGCTGGTGCGGAAAGTGCCCGTGCCCATCCGGAAGATTATTGGCGACTTATCTAATCAGGAGCGGGTGCTGGTAGGACTGGATATCCGGGTGGTTGATGGTAAATAA
- the kaiC gene encoding circadian clock protein KaiC, whose amino-acid sequence MLHHNAPAPVSLPQLPKAPTGIDGLDEITEGGLPKGRPTLVCGSAGCGKTLMGVEFLVRGILEYDEPGVLMAFEETAEELTANVTSLGFDLNGLQAAGKLRIDHVHIDRSEIEETGEYDLEGLFIRLGYAIDSIGAKRVVLDTIESLFSGFPNQAVLRSEIRRLFRWLKDKGVTTVITAERGEGSLTRQGLEEYVSDCVILLDNRVIDQITTRRLRIVKYRGSTHGTNEYPYLITTEGISVLPVTSLLLNHEVSNELVSTGVPALDEMFGLKGFYKGSSILVTGTAGTAKTTLAAGFANEVCRTGGTCLFFAFEESPQQLVRNMNSVGIELTPWLENGQLLIEASRPTLNGLEKHLVSIHKQVSIHKPDAVIIDPISNLITVGNIAEVRSMLTRLIDFLKVNNITALFTSLLSGSSQRQEMTEEGVSSLVDTWISVRDLEGIGERNRGISILKARGMAHSNQVREFIVTSNGIQLLDVVIGPEGIVTGASRLTQQLQQQAQARAVRQEQERKDRELARKRLVLEATIANLRTEFESVEEELRQISHEEQTRQLKNSIGKP is encoded by the coding sequence ATGCTACATCATAACGCCCCTGCTCCCGTCAGCCTGCCGCAACTGCCTAAAGCGCCTACCGGAATAGATGGGCTCGATGAGATTACGGAAGGAGGCCTCCCTAAAGGGCGCCCAACGCTGGTGTGCGGCAGCGCAGGCTGTGGCAAAACACTCATGGGAGTGGAGTTTCTGGTGCGCGGCATTCTGGAGTACGATGAGCCGGGAGTGCTTATGGCCTTCGAGGAAACTGCCGAGGAGCTTACGGCCAACGTTACCTCATTGGGGTTTGACCTGAATGGTCTGCAGGCCGCCGGCAAGCTCCGCATCGACCACGTGCACATTGACCGCTCCGAGATTGAGGAAACGGGCGAGTATGATCTGGAAGGCCTGTTTATCCGGCTTGGCTACGCCATTGACTCCATCGGGGCCAAGCGGGTGGTGCTGGATACCATCGAGTCGTTGTTTTCGGGCTTTCCCAATCAGGCCGTGCTGCGTTCTGAAATTCGGCGCCTGTTCCGCTGGCTCAAAGACAAGGGTGTAACCACCGTTATTACGGCGGAGCGGGGAGAAGGCTCCTTAACCCGGCAGGGCTTGGAAGAATACGTTTCTGACTGCGTGATTCTGCTGGATAACCGCGTCATCGACCAGATTACTACCCGTCGCCTGCGCATTGTGAAGTACCGCGGCAGCACCCACGGCACCAATGAGTACCCCTACCTGATTACCACGGAAGGCATTTCAGTGCTGCCCGTAACTTCTCTGCTGCTTAATCATGAAGTCTCGAATGAGCTAGTGTCAACGGGCGTGCCCGCGCTGGATGAGATGTTTGGGCTAAAGGGTTTTTACAAAGGCAGTAGCATATTGGTAACCGGTACAGCCGGCACAGCCAAAACCACACTGGCGGCGGGCTTCGCCAACGAAGTTTGCCGAACGGGGGGCACCTGCTTGTTCTTTGCCTTTGAGGAGTCGCCGCAGCAGCTGGTGCGCAACATGAACTCGGTGGGTATTGAGCTCACGCCCTGGCTTGAGAATGGCCAGCTGCTGATTGAAGCCTCGCGGCCCACCCTCAATGGCTTAGAAAAACATTTGGTGAGCATTCACAAGCAAGTGAGCATTCACAAGCCTGATGCGGTAATCATTGATCCTATCAGCAATCTGATTACGGTAGGCAATATTGCGGAGGTGCGCAGCATGCTTACTCGTCTCATCGATTTTCTGAAGGTGAATAATATCACGGCGCTATTTACCTCCCTGCTTAGCGGCAGCAGCCAGCGCCAGGAGATGACGGAAGAAGGCGTTTCATCGCTGGTTGATACCTGGATCAGTGTGCGCGACTTGGAGGGCATTGGGGAGCGAAACCGTGGTATCAGTATTCTGAAGGCGCGCGGAATGGCGCACTCCAACCAAGTGCGGGAGTTTATCGTTACCAGTAACGGTATCCAACTCCTGGATGTGGTAATCGGGCCGGAAGGTATCGTGACCGGGGCTAGCCGCCTCACCCAGCAACTGCAACAACAGGCCCAGGCGCGGGCCGTGCGCCAGGAGCAGGAGCGCAAAGATCGGGAACTGGCCCGCAAGCGCCTCGTGCTGGAAGCTACCATTGCTAATCTGCGCACTGAGTTTGAATCAGTGGAAGAGGAGCTACGGCAAATCAGTCACGAAGAACAAACCCGACAGTTGAAAAACAGCATTGGCAAGCCCTAA
- a CDS encoding YDG/SRA domain-containing protein translates to MSLRIFGHISYYQPGDTFPNRLALSQAGVHRPTRAGISGTAAEGADSIVLADQYEDDVFAENELTYAGHGGRDPKTGHQVSDQELNPKNQALVQSHTTGQPVRVVRKVAHEGEMVYRYEGLYRVAGVTFESGKSGFKVWKFRLVPFTATA, encoded by the coding sequence ATGTCGCTTCGCATTTTCGGTCACATTAGCTACTACCAGCCCGGCGATACATTTCCTAACCGCTTGGCACTAAGCCAAGCCGGCGTGCACCGGCCAACCCGGGCCGGTATTAGTGGCACCGCCGCAGAAGGGGCCGACTCTATAGTGCTGGCCGACCAGTATGAAGATGATGTGTTTGCGGAAAACGAGCTGACATATGCTGGCCACGGCGGCCGCGACCCTAAAACCGGTCATCAGGTCAGTGACCAAGAGCTAAACCCTAAAAACCAAGCACTTGTGCAAAGCCACACCACCGGTCAGCCCGTGCGCGTGGTGCGCAAAGTGGCCCACGAGGGAGAGATGGTGTATCGGTACGAAGGATTATATCGGGTGGCAGGCGTTACTTTTGAGTCCGGAAAATCTGGGTTTAAAGTCTGGAAATTTCGGCTGGTTCCTTTTACAGCTACAGCCTGA
- a CDS encoding O-methyltransferase, whose product MYLTDEAQHYADQHTTPESALLARLNRETHVQLLHARMLSGHAQGRLLSMLSHMVRPRRVLELGTFTGYSALCLAEGLTDDGLLHTVEQNPELESRIRRYVQEAGHEARIQVHIGDARHVLGGLAETWDLVFIDADKINNDTYYELVLPQVRPGGFLLIDNVLWGDKVLPSYSPKPSDKDTHAVRAFNDKVQADDRVENVFLPLRDGLLLVRKR is encoded by the coding sequence ATGTACCTCACCGACGAAGCGCAGCACTACGCCGACCAGCACACCACGCCTGAGAGCGCGCTACTGGCGCGCCTCAACCGCGAAACCCACGTGCAGCTCTTGCACGCCCGGATGCTCTCGGGCCACGCCCAGGGCCGGCTGCTGAGCATGCTGAGCCACATGGTGCGGCCCCGGCGAGTTCTGGAGTTGGGCACGTTTACCGGTTACTCAGCGCTGTGCCTGGCTGAGGGGCTAACCGATGATGGCCTACTGCATACCGTTGAGCAGAACCCTGAGCTGGAAAGCCGCATTAGGCGCTACGTGCAGGAGGCGGGGCACGAAGCCCGAATTCAAGTACACATTGGTGATGCCCGCCACGTACTGGGTGGCCTGGCCGAAACCTGGGATCTGGTGTTCATCGACGCCGACAAAATCAATAACGACACCTACTACGAGCTGGTGCTGCCCCAGGTGCGCCCCGGTGGGTTCCTGCTGATTGACAACGTACTGTGGGGCGACAAGGTACTTCCCTCCTACTCGCCTAAGCCCTCTGATAAAGATACCCACGCCGTGCGGGCCTTTAATGACAAGGTACAGGCTGATGACCGGGTGGAAAATGTGTTTCTGCCCCTCCGCGACGGATTGCTGCTGGTTCGGAAGCGCTAG